In Deefgea piscis, the DNA window GCGCTATAAAGCGGAAAACCTGATCCAAGACGAAGGCAACCCAGAGGCCGCACTCAAAGTATTGCAAGCCCAAATGGCCAGTAGCCCTGCTGATTTAAAGCTGAAAATGGCGTATCAAAGCAATTTGCAGCAGTATTTGGCGCGCTTACAAGTAGAAGGCGATCAAGCGCGTTCACGCGGCGATACCGCATTGGCGATGAGTCGTTACCAGCAAATTTTAAGCTGGGAGAGCAATAACGATCGCGCGCGTGAAGGCATTCGTTTGATTGAGATCGGCATTCGCCATAACTCAATGCTCAAATACGCACAAGAAATCAAAGACAGCCGCCCGGATGAATCGCTGAATTTAGTGCTGCAAATCTTGGCGGAAAACCCACGCAATGTGCAAGCACAAGTACTACGCAACGAAGTAGAAAGCCGTAAAGCGCGTGAAGTCAATCTGCGCCCGGCTTTAGCGCAAGCACTGAAAAGCCCGATTTCGCTGCAGTTTCGCGATCAAAGCATGATGAGCGTGTTTGATATTATTTCGCGCATTGGTAAGGTTAATTTTATCTTTGATAAAGACGTCGCCCCCAATTTAAAAACCACGATTTATGCCCGCGATACCACCGTGGAAGACGTGATCAATTTGATTTTGGCGACCAATCAACTGGATAAAAAAATCCTCAATGACAACACCATTCTGATTTATCCCAAACGGCCAGATAAAGATCGCGACTACAAAGACATGGTGATGCGCACCTTCTATTTGTCCAATGCCGACCCTAAGCAAGTGCTGTCGATGATCAAACAAATGATCAAAACGCGTGACGTGTATATCGACGAGCGTTTGTCGATGTTGGTGATGCGCGATACCCCCGACGCCATTGCGGTGGCCGAGCGCTTGATCGCGGCGCAAGATATTCCGCAATCTGAAGTCTTGATGGATGTCGAAGTGCTTGAAGTCAGCAATAGCGACGTGCTCGATCTGGGTATTCAATACCCGAATTCGATCAGTGCCACGGTGTATGGCAATGCAATCGGCGCGGTACCTACTGTTACGACCAATACCGTCGGCAATATCACGACGTCGACCACCACCAACAACACCAAAATTGCCGGCTCGGTCACGCTCGATCAAATTGGTAATCTGAATAAAGGCGATGTACTGGTTAATCTAGGCTCGCCAACAGTGACGGCCAATTTCTTGCAAAGCAAGG includes these proteins:
- a CDS encoding secretin N-terminal domain-containing protein encodes the protein MSSIISVAFLAGCAADMARYKAENLIQDEGNPEAALKVLQAQMASSPADLKLKMAYQSNLQQYLARLQVEGDQARSRGDTALAMSRYQQILSWESNNDRAREGIRLIEIGIRHNSMLKYAQEIKDSRPDESLNLVLQILAENPRNVQAQVLRNEVESRKAREVNLRPALAQALKSPISLQFRDQSMMSVFDIISRIGKVNFIFDKDVAPNLKTTIYARDTTVEDVINLILATNQLDKKILNDNTILIYPKRPDKDRDYKDMVMRTFYLSNADPKQVLSMIKQMIKTRDVYIDERLSMLVMRDTPDAIAVAERLIAAQDIPQSEVLMDVEVLEVSNSDVLDLGIQYPNSISATVYGNAIGAVPTVTTNTVGNITTSTTTNNTKIAGSVTLDQIGNLNKGDVLVNLGSPTVTANFLQSKGKTNILANPKIRVKNRDKAKILIGDRVPVVTTTVSNGTSTENVNYQDVGLTLNVEPVLTIDNEISVKVTLEVSNIVKTIPTKSGLLVYQIGTRRAETNMSARDGETQVLAGLLSRQEAETGSGLPFLSSLPVLDRIFGTNKTEKSKTEIILLITPRVVRSLPIPSSYITNFESGTEGSISTDPLRLRNSSTVLINSQGGSPAPYIPPAPAPEPQAQPQPQPQQQPAPATPTEATPAATPVPRGGGMGRR